The following are encoded in a window of Sinorhizobium sojae CCBAU 05684 genomic DNA:
- a CDS encoding GNAT family N-acetyltransferase, producing MTEAVTTFKVRTARTADVPALRGFLNEIIRIGGTTAHETPFTNERFASHFLAGPGFVSCFVAEDGEGRPCAFQALERSDGLPDRWVDIGTFARPHRKVPGAGSALFAATRAHARDAGFAAINATIRADNVGGLAYYSRMGFIDYKIDEAVPLKGGRRVDRISKRYLLE from the coding sequence CAAGGTCCGCACGGCGCGCACGGCGGACGTGCCGGCGCTCCGCGGTTTTCTCAACGAGATCATCCGGATCGGCGGCACCACGGCTCACGAAACGCCGTTCACAAATGAACGCTTCGCCTCGCATTTCCTTGCGGGTCCGGGTTTCGTCAGTTGCTTCGTCGCGGAGGACGGTGAAGGCCGGCCCTGTGCCTTCCAGGCGCTGGAGCGCTCGGATGGTCTGCCGGACCGTTGGGTGGATATCGGCACCTTCGCCCGCCCGCATCGGAAAGTTCCGGGAGCCGGCTCGGCGCTTTTCGCCGCCACGAGGGCCCATGCCCGCGACGCCGGCTTCGCGGCCATCAATGCCACGATCCGCGCGGATAATGTCGGCGGCCTGGCCTATTACAGCAGGATGGGCTTCATCGACTACAAGATCGACGAGGCCGTGCCGCTCAAGGGCGGACGCCGTGTCGACCGGATTTCGAAACGATATTTGCTGGAATGA
- the lepA gene encoding translation elongation factor 4: protein MRPMSTPNSKTPLSNIRNFSIVAHIDHGKSTLADRLIQLTGGLAEREMSEQVLDSMDIERERGITIKAQTVRLHYKANDGETYVLNLIDTPGHVDFAYEVSRSLSACEGSLLVVDASQGVEAQTLANVYQAIDNNHELVTVLNKIDLPAAEPERIKDQIEEVIGIDASDAVMISAKTGLGIPDVLEAIVNRLPAPKSPGGEKAPLKALLVDSWYDTYLGVMVLVRIIDGVLTKGQTIRMMGTGAKYTVERVGVLTPKMVAIDSLGPGEIGFITASIKEVADTRVGDTITDEKRPTAAALPGFKPAQPVVFCGLFPVDAADFEELRSAMGKLRLNDASFSFEMESSAALGFGFRCGFLGLLHLEIIQERLSREFDLDLIATAPSVVYQLTMTDGTEKELHNPADMPDVVKIAEFREPWIRATIMTPDEYLGGILKLCQDRRGIQTELTYVGNRAMLTYDLPLNEVVFDFYDRLKSISKGYASFDYNLSDYRESDLVKMSILVNGEPVDALSMLVHRSAAEKRGRVMCEKLKDLIPQHMFQIPIQAAIGGRIIARETVRALRKDVTAKCYGGDATRKRKLLEKQKEGKKRMRQFGKVEIPQEAFIAALKMGDE, encoded by the coding sequence ATGCGGCCCATGAGCACACCGAATTCCAAGACGCCCCTGTCGAACATCCGCAACTTCTCGATCGTGGCCCACATCGACCACGGCAAGTCGACGCTGGCCGACCGGCTGATCCAGCTGACCGGCGGGCTCGCCGAGCGCGAAATGTCCGAGCAGGTGTTGGACAGCATGGACATCGAGCGCGAGCGCGGCATCACCATCAAGGCGCAGACCGTGCGCCTGCACTACAAGGCCAATGACGGCGAGACCTATGTCCTGAACCTCATCGACACGCCCGGGCATGTCGACTTCGCCTACGAGGTCTCGCGCTCGCTCTCAGCCTGCGAAGGCTCGCTGCTCGTCGTCGACGCCAGCCAGGGCGTGGAAGCCCAGACGCTCGCGAACGTCTATCAGGCGATCGACAACAATCACGAGCTCGTCACCGTGCTCAACAAGATAGACCTGCCGGCAGCCGAACCGGAGCGGATCAAGGACCAGATCGAGGAGGTGATCGGAATCGATGCCTCCGACGCGGTGATGATCTCGGCCAAAACCGGTCTCGGCATTCCCGACGTGCTCGAAGCGATCGTCAACCGGCTGCCGGCGCCGAAGAGCCCCGGCGGCGAGAAGGCGCCGCTCAAGGCCCTGCTCGTCGACAGCTGGTACGACACCTATCTGGGCGTCATGGTTCTGGTGCGCATCATCGACGGCGTCTTAACCAAGGGCCAGACCATCCGCATGATGGGCACCGGCGCCAAATACACGGTGGAGCGCGTCGGCGTGCTGACGCCGAAGATGGTTGCGATCGATTCGCTCGGCCCCGGCGAGATCGGCTTCATCACAGCCTCGATCAAGGAAGTGGCCGACACCCGCGTCGGCGATACGATCACGGATGAAAAGCGCCCGACAGCGGCAGCGCTCCCTGGCTTCAAGCCGGCCCAGCCGGTGGTCTTCTGCGGACTCTTCCCGGTCGACGCGGCCGACTTCGAGGAGCTGCGCAGCGCCATGGGCAAGCTGCGCCTGAATGACGCTTCCTTCTCCTTCGAAATGGAATCCTCCGCCGCGCTCGGCTTTGGCTTCCGCTGCGGTTTCCTCGGGCTCCTGCATCTCGAGATCATCCAGGAACGCCTTTCGCGCGAATTCGACCTCGACCTGATCGCGACCGCCCCATCGGTCGTCTATCAGCTGACCATGACCGACGGCACCGAGAAGGAGTTGCACAATCCGGCCGACATGCCGGACGTCGTCAAGATCGCCGAATTCCGCGAGCCCTGGATCCGCGCGACGATCATGACGCCGGACGAATATCTCGGCGGCATCCTGAAGCTCTGCCAGGACCGGCGCGGCATCCAGACCGAACTCACCTATGTCGGCAACCGCGCGATGCTGACTTACGACCTGCCGCTGAACGAAGTGGTTTTCGACTTCTACGACCGGCTGAAGTCGATATCCAAGGGCTACGCCTCCTTCGACTACAACCTCTCCGATTATCGCGAAAGCGACCTGGTCAAGATGTCGATCCTCGTCAATGGCGAGCCGGTCGATGCGCTGTCGATGCTCGTCCACCGCTCGGCGGCGGAAAAGCGCGGCCGCGTCATGTGCGAGAAGCTCAAGGACCTGATCCCGCAGCACATGTTCCAGATCCCGATCCAGGCGGCGATCGGCGGCCGTATCATCGCCCGCGAGACGGTGCGCGCGCTACGCAAGGACGTAACCGCCAAGTGCTACGGCGGTGACGCCACCCGCAAGCGCAAGCTTCTGGAAAAGCAGAAGGAAGGCAAGAAGCGCATGCGCCAGTTCGGCAAGGTGGAGATCCCGCAGGAGGCGTTTATCGCGGCGCTGAAGATGGGCGACGAGTGA
- a CDS encoding MFS transporter → MSRSPSALLSIASIVTSMTAVAIGNGMMLAYVPFVLTRSMAPEWVPGAAVTAIAFGGLVGCVLAGPLIRRVGHARAFSCSMALVILAAVLISLGINPALWILARGLYGAAANTNFIIAQSWLNHASDNRWRGKAMALFYMAYVIGLGTGAWLFGQVPLEGNFAPIATIFFTAIAILPIGLTRLPTPPAPTRVRIDIAMAWHSSPVAFIGVLASGGLSMLVQGFTPIYAAANAMSQRDVATLMFVMQFGLLLIQYPMGALSDRVDRRIVLIATSALITGAGLAALVVSFDRLWLLMLVFAIFAGAVETIYSIANAHANDRTDPDDFVPLASTLLVAWSTAATLVPMLVTALTPVFGARVFIHATMAVALLYAAFVLLRLRSRARVPPQLREAFELKSAQVPNVAQLSEAEPRPE, encoded by the coding sequence ATGAGCAGGTCCCCTTCGGCGCTCCTGTCGATCGCCAGCATCGTCACGTCGATGACGGCGGTCGCCATCGGCAACGGCATGATGCTCGCTTATGTCCCTTTCGTCCTGACGCGCTCGATGGCGCCGGAATGGGTTCCGGGTGCGGCGGTGACGGCGATCGCCTTTGGCGGGCTCGTCGGCTGCGTGCTGGCGGGTCCGCTGATCCGCCGCGTCGGCCATGCCCGGGCCTTTTCCTGCTCGATGGCGCTTGTCATCCTCGCCGCGGTATTGATCAGCCTGGGCATCAATCCGGCGCTCTGGATCCTTGCCCGCGGCCTTTACGGCGCCGCCGCCAACACCAACTTCATCATTGCCCAGAGCTGGCTGAACCATGCCAGCGACAATCGCTGGCGCGGCAAGGCCATGGCGCTCTTCTACATGGCCTATGTGATCGGACTTGGGACCGGAGCCTGGCTTTTCGGGCAGGTCCCGCTCGAGGGCAATTTCGCACCGATCGCGACCATCTTCTTCACGGCGATCGCCATCCTCCCGATCGGGCTCACGCGCCTGCCGACGCCGCCAGCACCCACGCGGGTGCGCATCGACATCGCCATGGCCTGGCACAGTTCCCCGGTCGCCTTCATCGGCGTGCTCGCCTCCGGCGGCCTCTCGATGCTAGTGCAGGGCTTCACCCCGATCTATGCCGCCGCCAATGCGATGAGCCAGCGCGACGTGGCGACGCTGATGTTCGTGATGCAGTTCGGGCTGCTCCTCATCCAGTATCCGATGGGAGCGCTTTCCGACCGGGTCGACCGCCGAATCGTGCTGATCGCCACCTCGGCGCTCATCACCGGCGCGGGGCTTGCGGCCCTTGTCGTCTCTTTCGACAGGCTCTGGCTGCTGATGCTCGTCTTCGCGATCTTTGCCGGGGCTGTCGAAACGATCTACTCGATCGCCAACGCCCATGCCAACGACCGCACGGATCCGGACGATTTCGTGCCGCTTGCAAGCACGCTGCTCGTCGCCTGGTCGACGGCGGCGACCTTGGTGCCGATGCTGGTGACCGCACTGACACCCGTCTTCGGCGCCCGCGTCTTCATTCACGCGACGATGGCGGTGGCCCTTCTATACGCCGCCTTCGTGCTCCTTCGCCTGCGCTCGCGCGCGCGCGTCCCGCCGCAGCTTCGCGAGGCCTTTGAGTTGAAGAGCGCGCAGGTACCGAATGTCGCTCAGCTGAGCGAGGCGGAGCCGCGTCCTGAATAG
- a CDS encoding helix-turn-helix domain-containing protein — MDELTSLEQTIGERVRELRAAGALTLDELATRSGVSRAMISRVERGEASPTAQLLAKLCSALGTTLSALFASASKNASPIARRAEQRLWRDPESGYLRRSVSPEGLGSPVDIVEVEFPPGARVVFERQPADRGITQHLWLFSGRLELTMESGPLVLEAGDCLFMGLEEAHVFHNPYGEPAHYAVILCRTKV, encoded by the coding sequence ATGGATGAATTGACATCTCTGGAACAGACGATCGGCGAGCGCGTGCGCGAACTGCGCGCGGCCGGGGCGCTGACGCTCGATGAACTGGCCACGCGCTCCGGCGTCAGCCGCGCCATGATCTCGCGCGTCGAGCGCGGCGAGGCGAGCCCGACGGCCCAGCTCCTGGCGAAACTCTGCAGTGCGCTCGGTACGACGCTGTCGGCCCTTTTTGCCTCCGCAAGCAAGAACGCCTCGCCGATTGCGCGGCGGGCGGAGCAGCGGCTCTGGCGCGATCCGGAAAGTGGCTATCTCCGCCGGTCGGTTTCGCCGGAAGGTCTCGGTTCGCCCGTCGATATCGTCGAGGTGGAGTTTCCGCCGGGCGCGCGCGTCGTCTTCGAACGCCAGCCGGCCGACCGCGGCATCACCCAGCACCTCTGGCTCTTCTCCGGGCGGCTGGAGCTGACGATGGAGAGTGGTCCGCTGGTGCTCGAGGCGGGCGACTGCCTCTTCATGGGGCTCGAAGAGGCCCATGTCTTTCACAATCCCTATGGCGAACCGGCGCATTACGCCGTCATCCTCTGCCGCACCAAGGTGTAA
- a CDS encoding GNAT family N-acetyltransferase, protein MPDAIIRVLTEDEARDALPALAEVLSDCVEGGASVGFLQPLTPQDARPFWEGVAAAVARSETVLIVAEVDGRALGTVQIGLATMPNQPHRADIKKLLVHRQARGLGLARRLMEQAEAEAVKRGRRVLVLDTATGEPAEAIYERFGWQRAGVVPDYALMPDGRYCATTFFYKHVFARCRNVE, encoded by the coding sequence ATGCCCGATGCAATCATCCGCGTCCTCACCGAAGACGAAGCGCGCGACGCGTTGCCGGCGCTTGCCGAGGTGCTTTCCGATTGCGTCGAGGGCGGCGCATCCGTCGGATTTCTGCAGCCCCTTACCCCGCAGGATGCACGCCCTTTCTGGGAAGGCGTTGCGGCCGCAGTTGCGCGGAGCGAAACCGTGCTGATCGTCGCCGAGGTCGATGGCCGGGCGCTCGGCACCGTGCAGATCGGCCTCGCGACGATGCCGAACCAGCCGCACCGTGCCGACATCAAGAAGCTGCTCGTACACCGGCAGGCGCGCGGGCTCGGCCTTGCGCGCCGGCTGATGGAGCAAGCGGAGGCCGAAGCGGTGAAAAGGGGAAGGCGGGTCCTGGTGCTCGATACCGCCACCGGCGAACCGGCCGAGGCCATCTACGAGCGCTTCGGCTGGCAGCGCGCGGGCGTCGTTCCCGACTATGCGCTGATGCCGGACGGCCGCTATTGCGCAACGACCTTCTTCTACAAGCATGTCTTCGCACGCTGCCGAAACGTGGAGTAG
- a CDS encoding histone deacetylase family protein gives MRVFYSEDHKLRDAKTELHGGELVPPFEAPFRAEWILASVKEAGFFDVVAPERHGMETALKLHSADYLEFLETAWDRWVADGYRGEAIPACFPARRMRQHPPKDVDGALGYYAFAAETAITEGTFAAARAAMDCAISAADHVAAGNPAAFALCRPPGHHAAIDLFGGYSFINNAACAAQRLRDVGATKVAVLDVDFHHGNGTQDIFYERADVFFASLHGDPADAFPHFLGFADEEGTGAGLGSTKNYPLPRGTTFKTWSAAMEDALSRIAGFGAEALVLSLGVDTFERDPISFFKLMSQDYLRMGERLKETGLPIVLCMEGGYGVPEIGLNVANVLKGIAR, from the coding sequence ATGCGCGTATTCTATTCCGAAGACCACAAGCTCAGAGACGCGAAGACCGAGCTGCATGGCGGCGAGCTCGTTCCTCCCTTCGAGGCACCGTTTCGGGCGGAGTGGATCCTCGCTTCCGTCAAAGAAGCGGGCTTTTTCGATGTCGTCGCACCGGAGCGTCACGGCATGGAAACGGCGCTGAAGCTTCATTCGGCGGACTATCTGGAATTCCTCGAGACGGCGTGGGACCGCTGGGTTGCGGACGGCTATCGGGGCGAGGCGATTCCCGCCTGCTTCCCGGCAAGGCGCATGCGCCAGCATCCGCCGAAGGATGTCGACGGTGCGCTCGGCTATTACGCCTTCGCCGCCGAGACGGCGATCACCGAGGGCACCTTCGCTGCCGCACGCGCGGCGATGGATTGCGCGATCTCGGCGGCGGACCATGTCGCCGCCGGCAACCCTGCCGCCTTCGCGCTTTGCCGGCCGCCCGGCCATCATGCCGCGATCGACCTCTTCGGCGGCTATTCCTTCATCAACAACGCCGCCTGCGCGGCCCAGCGCCTGCGCGATGTCGGTGCGACGAAGGTCGCCGTCCTCGACGTCGATTTCCATCACGGCAACGGCACACAGGATATCTTCTACGAACGCGCCGACGTCTTTTTCGCCTCGCTGCACGGCGACCCCGCCGATGCCTTCCCGCATTTCCTCGGTTTCGCTGACGAGGAAGGGACAGGCGCCGGCCTCGGCTCGACGAAGAACTATCCCTTGCCCCGCGGCACGACCTTCAAGACCTGGAGCGCGGCGATGGAAGACGCGCTGTCGCGCATTGCCGGTTTCGGCGCCGAGGCGCTCGTTCTCTCGCTGGGCGTCGACACGTTCGAGCGCGATCCGATCAGCTTCTTCAAGCTGATGTCGCAGGATTATCTCCGCATGGGCGAACGCTTGAAGGAGACAGGCTTGCCGATCGTCCTCTGTATGGAGGGTGGCTATGGCGTCCCGGAGATCGGGCTGAACGTTGCCAATGTGCTCAAGGGCATCGCCCGCTGA
- a CDS encoding antibiotic biosynthesis monooxygenase family protein, with protein MSVIEQAASQPLYRVNKFAVPPEARDEFLDLVAKTFAVIRSQEGHVRDWILEQNSGPGVFNFVTMIEFASEEVAPRVVAALAALDRELRLDREAMMGRLNIRTDFGSYKRLDSLVA; from the coding sequence ATGAGTGTGATTGAGCAGGCCGCGTCGCAGCCCCTGTACCGTGTGAACAAATTCGCTGTGCCGCCGGAAGCGCGAGACGAGTTCCTCGATCTCGTGGCGAAGACCTTTGCCGTCATCCGCAGCCAGGAAGGTCATGTACGCGATTGGATCCTGGAACAGAATTCCGGTCCGGGCGTGTTCAATTTCGTCACGATGATCGAGTTTGCGAGCGAGGAGGTCGCGCCCCGGGTCGTCGCCGCCCTGGCGGCACTGGACCGGGAACTGCGCCTCGACCGGGAAGCGATGATGGGGCGGCTCAATATCCGCACCGATTTCGGCAGCTACAAGCGCCTGGACTCGCTTGTTGCCTGA
- a CDS encoding exopolysaccharide biosynthesis protein, translated as MTIEFGDTERSLSDTLTGMIASIRGDTITLRQLMVEIGEQGFLLLCALLTLPFLIPVSIPGVSTVFGAAIILISLAITLNRLPWLPRRILDRQIETEKLLPTLRKGAMFVAKLDRFVRPRLHGLTQGAVMNRFNGLMIMAGGVLLMFPLGLVPLSNTLPAIAILLLSLGIIQRDGLTVAAGYFFLVATTIYFTMLGYAAFAAGQGLSNFFIS; from the coding sequence ATGACGATCGAATTCGGTGATACGGAACGCAGTCTCAGCGATACGCTCACCGGCATGATCGCTTCGATTCGCGGCGACACGATCACGCTGCGCCAGCTGATGGTCGAAATAGGCGAGCAGGGATTCCTGCTTCTTTGCGCGCTGCTGACGCTGCCGTTCCTGATCCCGGTGTCGATCCCCGGGGTGAGCACCGTCTTCGGGGCAGCTATCATTCTCATCTCTCTGGCGATCACGCTGAACCGTCTCCCCTGGTTGCCCCGACGCATTCTCGACCGGCAGATCGAGACCGAAAAGCTGTTGCCGACTCTCCGGAAGGGAGCGATGTTCGTTGCGAAACTCGACCGTTTCGTGCGACCGCGGCTTCACGGGCTTACCCAGGGCGCCGTCATGAACCGCTTCAACGGTCTGATGATCATGGCCGGCGGCGTGCTGCTAATGTTCCCGCTCGGGCTGGTACCGCTGTCGAATACGCTGCCGGCCATCGCCATCCTGCTCCTGTCGCTCGGCATTATCCAGCGGGACGGGCTGACGGTGGCCGCGGGTTATTTCTTTCTCGTCGCGACCACGATCTATTTCACCATGCTCGGCTATGCCGCATTCGCCGCCGGTCAAGGCCTTTCGAACTTCTTCATCTCCTGA
- a CDS encoding OmpA family protein, translating into MIKKCAILAVAAVYLSGCTTTDPYTGEQKMSNTAGGALIGAGLGAATGLLVGGSAAGRRDAALVGAGIGALGGGLVGNYMDQQEAELRAQLQGTGVSVTRAGDRIILNMPSNITFATDRDQVIPDFYPTLDSVAIVLRKFNKTLIDVDGHTDSTGSASYNQGLSERRAASVANYLGSRGIDQRRISTMGYGMERPVASNATEAGRAQNRRVEISIAPIKQG; encoded by the coding sequence ATGATCAAGAAATGCGCCATCCTGGCAGTTGCCGCCGTCTATCTCTCCGGTTGCACGACCACCGATCCCTATACGGGAGAGCAGAAGATGTCGAACACGGCCGGTGGCGCGCTGATCGGCGCGGGCCTTGGCGCGGCGACCGGTCTCCTGGTCGGCGGCAGCGCCGCCGGACGCCGTGACGCCGCGCTCGTCGGCGCCGGCATCGGCGCGCTCGGCGGCGGCCTCGTCGGCAATTACATGGATCAGCAGGAAGCGGAACTGCGCGCCCAGCTCCAGGGCACCGGCGTCTCGGTCACGCGCGCAGGCGACCGCATCATCCTCAACATGCCGTCAAACATCACCTTCGCGACCGACCGCGACCAGGTGATCCCGGACTTCTACCCGACGCTCGATTCGGTCGCGATCGTGCTGCGCAAGTTCAACAAGACGCTGATCGACGTCGACGGCCATACCGACTCGACCGGCAGCGCCTCCTACAACCAGGGTCTCTCCGAGCGCCGCGCCGCCTCGGTCGCCAACTATCTCGGCAGCCGCGGCATCGATCAGCGGCGCATCTCCACCATGGGCTACGGCATGGAGCGCCCGGTCGCCTCGAACGCCACGGAAGCCGGCCGCGCCCAGAACCGCCGCGTCGAGATCTCGATCGCGCCCATCAAACAGGGCTGA
- a CDS encoding class I SAM-dependent methyltransferase, with protein sequence MEPEIRFTGVRETLLITLQAKADESRMPNSFLNDRRAAAVLRRIGQDFERLRVGHDMAVGIAIRAHLLDRWTASFIDRNPDAIVVHLGCGLDSRVFRVAPPRQVRWFDIDFPDVIALRRKVYPCPEGYMMIAGSIVGKRWMEKLASDGPAMIIAEGVLPYLKPDQVPALLRRLVGHFPSGEIAFDAYSSIATRLLCYNPAIRATGAVLRWAVDDPGELERKVPSLALVEDHCEWDGEQLARLSPPTRIALQFLQLGFVHCRMGRLLRYRF encoded by the coding sequence ATGGAACCGGAGATCCGCTTCACGGGAGTGAGGGAAACCCTGCTCATTACACTGCAGGCGAAGGCTGATGAAAGTCGCATGCCGAATTCCTTTCTCAACGATCGCCGCGCCGCCGCGGTGCTCCGGCGGATCGGCCAGGATTTCGAGCGACTGAGGGTCGGTCACGACATGGCCGTCGGCATCGCGATCCGCGCCCACCTGCTCGACCGTTGGACCGCCTCCTTCATCGATCGGAATCCCGATGCGATTGTCGTGCATCTCGGATGCGGGCTCGACAGTCGGGTCTTTCGCGTCGCCCCTCCCCGACAGGTGCGCTGGTTCGACATCGATTTTCCGGACGTCATCGCCCTCAGACGGAAGGTCTATCCCTGCCCTGAAGGCTACATGATGATCGCCGGATCCATCGTCGGGAAGAGATGGATGGAGAAACTCGCTAGCGACGGCCCCGCCATGATCATTGCCGAGGGAGTGCTGCCCTATCTGAAGCCGGATCAGGTGCCGGCATTGTTGCGGCGTCTTGTTGGCCATTTCCCCAGCGGCGAAATTGCCTTCGATGCCTATAGCTCCATTGCGACACGACTACTCTGCTACAATCCCGCCATTCGAGCCACCGGCGCCGTGCTCCGTTGGGCCGTCGACGACCCGGGCGAGCTTGAGCGGAAGGTACCAAGTCTCGCACTGGTCGAGGATCATTGCGAGTGGGATGGAGAGCAACTGGCGCGCCTGTCACCGCCGACCCGCATCGCCTTGCAGTTCCTGCAGCTCGGCTTCGTCCACTGTCGCATGGGCCGGCTCCTGCGCTACCGCTTCTAG
- a CDS encoding lysine-2,3-aminomutase-like protein, translating into MTVDRPIRTARELAVAGLIDTTAEEAVSRVASRYAVAITPAVADLIDRDDPNDPIARQFVPDPAELTFSPEERSDPIGDGEHSPVTGIVHRYPDRVLLKAVHVCPVYCRFCFRREMVGPQGLGTLTAAELDAAIGYIAGHRQIWEVILTGGDPLVLSPRRLAEMLGRLRAIEHVKVVRFHTRVPVVEAERIDADLIAALKASGKATYVALHANHPRELSAEARAAAARLIDAGIVMVSQTVLLKGVNDDPDVLAELMRGFVETRIKPYYLHHPDLAPGTGHFRLSIEEGQALAESLRGRVSGLCQPTYILDIPGGHGKAVVSANAISSGGCGSYTITDFRGNAHSYPPKG; encoded by the coding sequence ATGACCGTCGACCGCCCGATCCGAACGGCGCGTGAGCTCGCCGTGGCCGGCCTCATCGATACGACGGCCGAGGAAGCGGTTTCCCGCGTTGCCTCCCGCTATGCCGTGGCAATCACCCCGGCGGTCGCAGACCTCATCGATCGGGACGATCCGAACGATCCGATCGCCCGGCAGTTCGTGCCCGATCCGGCCGAATTGACGTTTTCACCCGAAGAGCGGTCCGATCCCATCGGCGACGGGGAGCACAGCCCGGTCACCGGCATCGTCCATCGGTACCCGGACCGGGTGCTGCTCAAGGCCGTGCATGTTTGCCCGGTCTATTGCCGCTTCTGCTTCCGACGCGAAATGGTGGGACCGCAGGGACTGGGCACCTTGACGGCCGCCGAACTCGACGCGGCGATCGGCTACATAGCGGGGCATCGGCAAATCTGGGAGGTGATCCTCACCGGCGGCGACCCGCTCGTGCTGTCGCCCCGACGGCTCGCGGAGATGCTGGGGCGGCTCCGCGCGATCGAACATGTGAAGGTCGTGCGCTTCCATACGCGCGTACCGGTCGTCGAGGCGGAGCGGATCGACGCGGATCTCATCGCGGCGCTGAAGGCCAGCGGCAAGGCAACGTATGTCGCGCTCCATGCCAATCATCCGCGGGAGCTCTCCGCCGAGGCGCGCGCCGCCGCCGCCCGGCTGATCGATGCCGGCATCGTCATGGTCAGCCAGACGGTGTTGCTGAAGGGCGTCAACGACGATCCGGATGTACTCGCCGAATTGATGCGCGGCTTCGTCGAAACGCGGATAAAGCCCTATTACCTGCATCACCCGGACCTCGCCCCGGGTACCGGTCACTTCCGGCTGTCGATAGAGGAGGGCCAGGCCCTTGCGGAATCTCTTCGCGGGCGCGTCTCTGGGCTCTGCCAGCCGACCTACATCCTCGATATCCCAGGCGGCCACGGAAAGGCGGTGGTCAGCGCCAATGCGATTTCATCCGGTGGCTGCGGCAGCTACACGATCACCGATTTCCGGGGGAACGCGCATAGTTATCCCCCGAAGGGATAA
- the epmA gene encoding EF-P lysine aminoacylase EpmA translates to MPHASPWWTPDVHADRRPFLIGRNRIQSALRRFFEERDFIEVDTATLQVSPGNEAHLHAFATEAIGHDGSVQPLFLHTSPEFACKKLLAAGEKRIACFAHVFRNRERGPLHHPEFTMLEWYRAGESYETLMRDCAEILALAAGTVGARVFTYQGRACDPLLEPERLSLAEAFERFAGIDLIASIEKDGSTDRETLAAALRAAGLRVAHDDSWADLFSRVLVEKVEPHLGFGRPTILDRYPVAEAALARPASHDPRVAERFELYACGVELANAFGELTDAAEQRRRFELEMAEKARVYGQAYPLDEDFLAALANMPEASGIALGFDRLVMLATGASRVEQVLWAPVAEARA, encoded by the coding sequence ATGCCGCATGCCTCTCCCTGGTGGACCCCGGATGTCCATGCCGACCGGCGCCCTTTCCTGATCGGACGCAACCGCATCCAGTCGGCGTTGCGCCGGTTCTTCGAGGAGCGCGATTTCATCGAGGTCGATACTGCGACGCTGCAGGTATCGCCCGGCAACGAGGCGCATCTGCATGCCTTCGCAACAGAGGCGATTGGCCATGACGGCTCGGTCCAACCGCTCTTCCTTCACACCTCGCCGGAATTCGCCTGCAAGAAGCTGCTAGCCGCCGGCGAGAAGCGCATCGCCTGTTTCGCCCATGTCTTCCGCAACCGCGAACGCGGACCGCTGCACCATCCGGAATTCACCATGCTCGAATGGTATCGCGCCGGGGAGAGCTACGAGACGCTGATGCGCGACTGCGCCGAAATACTTGCGCTCGCCGCCGGGACTGTCGGCGCACGGGTCTTCACCTATCAGGGCCGTGCCTGCGACCCCTTGCTGGAGCCGGAGCGGCTGTCACTGGCCGAGGCATTCGAGCGCTTTGCCGGCATCGACCTCATCGCCTCGATCGAAAAGGACGGCTCGACGGATCGGGAGACGCTGGCCGCCGCCCTGCGCGCGGCGGGCCTGCGCGTTGCCCATGACGATAGCTGGGCGGATCTCTTCAGCCGCGTGCTCGTCGAAAAGGTCGAGCCTCATCTCGGCTTCGGCCGACCGACGATCCTCGACCGCTATCCGGTCGCCGAGGCGGCGCTCGCCCGGCCTGCCTCCCACGACCCCCGCGTTGCCGAGCGCTTCGAGCTTTATGCCTGCGGCGTCGAGCTGGCCAATGCCTTCGGCGAACTGACCGACGCCGCCGAACAGCGCCGGCGCTTCGAGCTCGAAATGGCCGAGAAGGCGCGAGTCTATGGCCAAGCCTACCCGCTCGACGAGGACTTCCTGGCGGCGCTTGCCAACATGCCGGAAGCAAGCGGCATCGCGCTTGGCTTCGACCGGTTGGTCATGCTGGCAACCGGAGCCTCTCGCGTCGAGCAGGTTCTATGGGCGCCGGTCGCGGAGGCAAGGGCATGA